The following coding sequences lie in one Spinacia oleracea cultivar Varoflay chromosome 1, BTI_SOV_V1, whole genome shotgun sequence genomic window:
- the LOC110786754 gene encoding probable polygalacturonase At3g15720 — protein sequence MDYGAVGDGVQDDSPAFSKAWADVCAVTGDTPTLTVPVFQLGAQTLTIPTGKTFLLTPIAFNGPCKSSSIHVEIQGKLVAPDKRDKWKKCEANCWIVFASIENLIVEGSGEINGKGSIWWQALCLANCNGLELKGLTHVDSPKCHISISGCNNSIISNLHILAPENSLNTDGIDIVSSSHLHISDSIIQTGDDCIAIGSETSWINITGITCGPGHGISIGSLGKDGEIARVEEIHVRNCTFNGSLNGARIKTWQGGKGYARNIIFEEIPLIDVGNPIIIDQYYCNGDHTKCATSAEKSAVAVTGVSYRGFHGTSTTSAAISLNCSNTVACTGIVMESIDIKSSNGSNDTFAFCINAHGKQSGVSPQVPCLTP from the exons ATGGATTATGGAGCCGTTGGAGATGGTGTACAAGACGATAGTCCC GCGTTTTCAAAAGCATGGGCAGACGTATGTGCTGTTACAGGTGACACTCCTACACtaactgttccggtgtt tcaattgggagcccaaacactaACAATACCAACAGGGAAGACATTCCTATTAACTCCAATTGCTTTCAATGGTCCTTGCAAATCAAGCAGCATTCATGTTGAG ATCCAAGGAAAATTGGTGGCACCCGACAAACGCGATAAATGGAAAAAGTGTGAAGCAAACTGTTGGATAGTTTTTGCAAGCATTGAGAACCTAATTGTAGAAGGATCAGGAGAGATCAATGGCAAAGGATCAATTTGGTGGC AGGCTTTATGTTTGGCAAATTGCAATGGTCTTGAATTAAAAGGACTAACTCATGTAGACAGTCCCAAATGTCATATATCAATTAGTGGTTGTAATAATTCAATTATCTCTAATCTTCATATTTTGGCTCCTGAAAACAGCCTCAATACTGATGGTATTGATATTGTTTCTTCATCTCATCTTCATATAAGTGATTCCATTATCCAAACAG gtgatgattgtATAGCAATAGGATCAGAGACATCATGGATTAACATAACCGGGATCACTTGTGGACCAGGCCACGGTATAAG CATTGGAAGTTTGGGAAAGGACGGCGAAATTGCTAGAGTAGAAGAAATTCATGTAAGAAATTGCACTTTTAATGGAAGTTTAAACGGCGCGAGAATCAAGACATGGCAGGGAGGAAAGGGTTATGCAAGAAACATAATATTTGAAGAAATCCCTTTGATAGATGTTGGAAACCCGATAATAATAGACCAATATTACTGCAATGGAGATCATACAAAATGTGCAACGTCAGCAGAG aAATCGGCTGTGGCGGTAACGGGTGTAAGCTATAGAGGATTTCATGGAACATCAACAACATCGGCAGCAATAAGTTTAAATTGCAGCAACACAGTTGCTTGCACAGGAATCGTGATGGAGTCCATCGATATTAAATCTTCAAATGGTTCAAATGATACTTTTGCCTTTTGCATTAATGCTCATGGAAAACAATCAGGTGTTTCACCTCAAGTTCCTTGCCTAACTCCATGA
- the LOC130466105 gene encoding uncharacterized protein, translating into MAPWNEVKCGCGFPVAKRTAWTHENPGRKFIACKFYNPETGQRGCNKFDWLDEDIVEWQRDVTNVLVAEKHRLSTDLAILRNRFACIEQEKIRLVEEVDRLKKNKGMMMGVLGSKKAGLGQNQLMGMICVCAIVSVLFSFTVIKVLG; encoded by the coding sequence ATGGCTCCATGGAATGAAGTGAAATGTGGGTGTGGGTTTCCTGTAGCCAAGAGGACTGCTTGGACTCATGAAAACCCAGGGAGAAAGTTTATTGCTTGCAAATTCTACAATCCTGAAACTGGGCAAAGGGGGTGCAACAAATTTGATTGGCTTGATGAAGATATTGTTGAATGGCAAAGGGATGTTACTAATGTGCTTGTTGCTGAAAAACATAGGCTGTCCACTGATCTTGCAATTCTGAGGAACAGATTTGCTTGCATTGAACAAGAGAAGATTAGGCTAGTCGAAGAGGTTGACAGattgaagaagaacaagggcatGATGATGGGTGTTTTGGGGTCTAAGAAGGCTGGCTTGGGTCAGAATCAGCTAATGGGGATGATTTGTGTGTGTGCAATTGTGTCTGTATTATTTAGTTTCACTGTAATCAAGGTACTTGGGTAG